One Oncorhynchus nerka isolate Pitt River unplaced genomic scaffold, Oner_Uvic_2.0 unplaced_scaffold_39___fragment_6___debris, whole genome shotgun sequence DNA segment encodes these proteins:
- the LOC115120803 gene encoding protein tyrosine phosphatase type IVA 2-like isoform X1, whose amino-acid sequence MGRLANMNRPAAVEITYEGMRFLITHNPTNATLNKFTEELKKFEVNTLVRVCDATYDKAPVEKEGIEVMDWPFDDGAPPPTKIVDDWLNLLKTKFRGEPGCCIAVHCVAGLGRAPVMVALALIETGMKYEDAVQFIRQKRRGAFNSKQLLYLEKYRPKMRLRFKDANGPNCCVQ is encoded by the exons ATGGG CCGTCTCGCCAACATGAACCGCCCTGCAGCAGTGGAGATTACCTACGAGGGCATGAGGTTCCTCATCACACACAACCCCACCAACGCCACGCTCAACAAGTTCACTGAG gaGCTGAAGAAGTTTGAGGTGAACACGCTGGTGAGAGTGTGTGACGCCACCTACGACAAGGCCCCAGTGGAGAAGGAGGGGATTGAAGTTATG GACTGGCCCTTTGACGATGGTGCCCCGCCCCCCACCAAGATAGTGGACGACTGGTTGAACCTGCTTAAGACCAAGTTCAGAGGCGAGCCTGGCTGCTGTATTGCCGTGCACTGTGTGGCGGGGCTGGGTCG AGCTCCAGTCATGGTGGCCTTAGCGCTGATTGAAACTGGGATGAAGTATGAGGATGCGGTGCAGTTCATACGACA gaaGAGACGTGGAGCGTTCAACTCCAAGCAGCTTCTTTACCTGGAGAAATACAGACCCAAGATGCGTCTGCGGTTCAAGGATGCCAACGGCCCCAACTGTTGTGTCCAGTAA
- the LOC115120803 gene encoding protein tyrosine phosphatase type IVA 2-like isoform X2, with translation MGRLANMNRPAAVEITYEGMRFLITHNPTNATLNKFTEDWPFDDGAPPPTKIVDDWLNLLKTKFRGEPGCCIAVHCVAGLGRAPVMVALALIETGMKYEDAVQFIRQKRRGAFNSKQLLYLEKYRPKMRLRFKDANGPNCCVQ, from the exons ATGGG CCGTCTCGCCAACATGAACCGCCCTGCAGCAGTGGAGATTACCTACGAGGGCATGAGGTTCCTCATCACACACAACCCCACCAACGCCACGCTCAACAAGTTCACTGAG GACTGGCCCTTTGACGATGGTGCCCCGCCCCCCACCAAGATAGTGGACGACTGGTTGAACCTGCTTAAGACCAAGTTCAGAGGCGAGCCTGGCTGCTGTATTGCCGTGCACTGTGTGGCGGGGCTGGGTCG AGCTCCAGTCATGGTGGCCTTAGCGCTGATTGAAACTGGGATGAAGTATGAGGATGCGGTGCAGTTCATACGACA gaaGAGACGTGGAGCGTTCAACTCCAAGCAGCTTCTTTACCTGGAGAAATACAGACCCAAGATGCGTCTGCGGTTCAAGGATGCCAACGGCCCCAACTGTTGTGTCCAGTAA